In Mastacembelus armatus chromosome 4, fMasArm1.2, whole genome shotgun sequence, the following are encoded in one genomic region:
- the LOC113129543 gene encoding E-selectin, translating into MKWMLFLVLGSSLTDTTVGWTYHYSNYTMTWTRARWYCQTHYTDMVTIQNQKENDYLVSILPNRTGSPYYWIGITKAHMNETWTWVGTNSTWIGEQSWATNEPNNNLSTEFCVEIYTNRGKNRGKWNDEKCSKKKYAVCYQASCTQDSCSKHADCVETIGNYTCRCHPGFFGPRCEEAIACGALLDPEKGSHYCFNPHGSNSFNSSCWFHCELGFRLVDVTKLLWNNPVPLCQVEQCPVLNQTSISGNVTCSHPIAPYSFNSSCEFRCDEGYELHGQEQIQCDHTGQWTASVPACTLKRMIQALLAVAGCGAFSAFCYICFRWIKQKKKETFPSQYCFDINEGQDCVEIYIKRDKDTGKWNNEKCRNKKGTICYTASSCWFHCELGFRLVDATKLLWNNPVPLCQVEQCPVLNQTSISGNVTCSHPIAPYSFNSSCEFRCDEGYELHGQEQIQCDHTGQWTASVPACTTRQCPLLDSRCGSTIWPHSPFSYGSHCDFNCNEGFLVRETPVVTCNNSGSVSFL; encoded by the exons ATGAAGTGGATGCTATTCCTCGTCCTTG GAAGCTCCTTGACTGACACTACTGTGGGCTGGACATATCATTACTCAAATTATACCATGACCTGGACCCGGGCTCGATGGTATTGCCAGACCCATTACACAGACATGGTGACCATCCAAAACCAGAAAGAGAATGATTACCTGGTCTCCATCCTGCCAAACAGAACTGGGAGTCCATATTACTGGATTGGAATCACCAAAGCCCACATGAATGAAACTTGGACCTGGGTTGGGACTAACAGCACATGGATTGGTGAGCAGTCATGGGCGACAAATGAGCCCAACAACAACCTCAGCACAGAGTTCTGTGTAGAAATCTACAccaacagaggaaaaaacagaggCAAGTGGAACGACGAGaaatgttcaaaaaaaaaatatgccgTTTGTTATCAAG CCTCTTGTACACAGGATTCCTGCAGTAAACATGCAGATTGTGTGGAGACCATAGGAAACTATACATGCAGGTGCCATCCTGGTTTCTTTGGGCCACGTTGTGAAGAAG CAATTGCATGCGGAGCCTTGCTGGATCCAGAAAAAGGTTCTCACTACTGTTTCAATCCCCATGGGTCTAATAGTTTCAACTCTTCCTGCTGGTTCCACTGTGAACTTGGCTTTCGGTTGGTGGACGTGACCAAACTACTTTGGAACAACCCAGTTCCTCTTTGTCAAG TTGAACAGTGTCCAGTTCTGAACCAAACCAGCATCAGTGGTAATGTGACCTGCAGCCACCCCATTGCACCGTACAGCTTCAACTCCAGCTGTGAGTTCAGGTGTGATGAAGGCTACGAGCTCCATGGTCAGGAGCAGATACAGTGTGACCACACCGGCCAGTGGACAGCCAGTGTCCCAGCATGTACACTGAAAAGAATGATTCAA GCTCTGCTGGCTGTAGCTGGGTGTGGAGCCTTCTCAGCCTTCTGCTACATCTGTTTCCGCTGGATCAAACAGAAAAA GAAAGAGACTTTCCCAAGTCAG TACTGTTTTGATATTAATG AGGGTCAGGACTGTGTGGAGATTTACATTAAGAGGGACAAAGACACAGGCAAGTGGAACAATGAGAAATGTCGCAATAAGAAGGGAACTATTTGCTACACTG CCTCTTCCTGCTGGTTCCACTGTGAACTTGGCTTTCGGTTGGTGGACGCGACCAAACTACTTTGGAACAACCCAGTTCCTCTTTGTCAAG TTGAACAGTGTCCAGTTCTGAACCAAACCAGCATCAGTGGTAATGTGACCTGCAGCCACCCCATTGCACCGTACAGCTTCAACTCCAGCTGTGAGTTCAGGTGTGATGAAGGCTACGAGCTCCATGGTCAGGAGCAGATACAGTGTGACCACACCGGCCAGTGGACAGCCAGTGTCCCAGCATGTACAA CACGCCAATGCCCCCTGCTGGACAGCAGGTGTGGCTCCACAATATGGCCACATTCCCCTTTCAGTTACGGCTCCCACTGTGACTTTAACTGCAATGAGGGTTTCTTGGTGAGAGAAACCCCAGTTGTCACATGCAACAACTCAGGATCAGTTTCTTTCctttaa
- the LOC113129417 gene encoding E-selectin isoform X1: protein MLFYFRSVHPCGCQSSTSWISLTLLCSMLCMWTRGDCWSYYYSDTTMNWQKARDWCQKHYTDMVAIQNQEEIQHLNSWLPKKDTYYWIGIRKVNEIWTWVGTNKALTAEATNWAQGEPNNGKNGYYPGENEDCVEMYVQRARQAGKWNDERCEKNKTALCYTAACKNDSCHHGECVETINSHKCVCFEGFYGEKCEQAITCNKEELTAPDKGSVNCTHMYGDFSYNTSCEYSCEKGYQLSMSRPLRCTPPKKWSEQPPSCELIQCQELPPPEKGSMKCSDPLGPSSYQSTCVFSCDEGHVLIGSSSNTLQCEASGSWNASQPFCVAVQCPALQDLENVVISCGDHAEMMFSYGNTCSFSCAPGYRLVGPSGVTCTSAAEWSERMPHCEAITCRSPEGEAHLISQCSRSLNDLRPDSTCSFSCETGFELQGAHTTQCSEDGQWSAAIPACKEIRCPAPQISTGVQISCNPSLSIPFSTGTPYPFGMVCTFSCDEGYELQGALNMECAHPGQWTSTPPTCTVVTCPLLEAPENGHINCSNHEPGNSVQCSFICNDDYVLDGHELLTCDRNGNWTGERPSCQASPSQSIVVASSVAGGATLLSSLSLALWILKRLKRKATKFELNSSSDIDAPAEVYKSSTDSLI, encoded by the exons ATG CTATTCTACTTCAGATCAGTCCATCCCTGTGGCTGTCAGAGCTCTACCTCATGGATCAGTCTGACTCTTCTTTGCTCAA TGCTGTGCATGTGGACTAGAGGAGATTGCTGGTCTTACTACTACTCTGACACCACCATGAACTGGCAGAAAGCCAGAGACTGGTGCCAGAAGCACTACACAGACATGGTGGCCATCCAGAACCAGGAGGAGATTCAGCATCTCAACAGCTGGCTGCCCAAGAAAGACACCTACTACTGGATCGGAATCCGAAAGGTCAATGAAATCTGGACCTGGGTGGGCACTAACAAAGCCCTGACAGCAGAAGCAACCAACTGGGCGCAGGGTGAACCAAACAATGGCAAGAATGGATACTACCCGGGGGAAAATGAGGACTGTGTGGAGATGTATGTTCAAAGGGCTAGGCAGGCCGGCAAGTGGAATGATGAGAGGTGTGAGAAGAATAAGACCGCTCTGTGTTACACAG CTGCCTGTAAGAATGATTCGTGCCACCATGGAGAATGTGTAGAAACGATCAACAGCCACAAATGTGTTTGCTTTGAAGGCTTTTATGGAGAGAAGTGTGAGCAAG CCATTACGTGTAACAAAGAGGAGCTCACAGCCCCAGATAAAGGAAGTGTAAATTGTACACACATGTATGGAGACTTCTCCTACAACACCTCATGCGAGTATTCCTGTGAGAAAGGATACCAGCTCAGTATGTCCAGACCTCTGAGATGCACCCCCCCCAAAAAGTGGTCAGAGCAGCCTCCTTCCTGTGAAT TGATTCAGTGTCAGGAGCTGCCTCCACCGGAAAAAGGATCCATGAAGTGCTCTGATCCTCTGGGCCCCTCCAGCTACCAGTCCActtgtgtttttagctgtgaTGAAGGTCATGTGCTCATCGGTTCCTCGTCTAACACTCTGCAATGTGAAGCATCAGGAAGTTGGAATGCCTCACAGCCGTTTTGTGTCG CTGTCCAGTGCCCTGCTCTCCAGGACCTAGAGAATGTAGTCATCAGCTGTGGAGATCATGCAGAAATGATGTTTAGTTACGGAAACACCTGCAGTTTCAGCTGTGCTCCTGGCTACCGCCTGGTGGGACCGAGCGGGGTGACATGCACATCAGCAGCTGAATGGAGTGAAAGGATGCCTCACTGTGAAG CCATCACTTGCAGGAGTCCCGAGGGAGAAGCTCACCTGATCAGCCAGTGCAGCAGATCTCTGAATGACCTGCGGCCCGactccacctgcagcttcagCTGTGAAACCGGCTTTGAACTGCAGGGAGCGCACACAACTCAGTGCTCTGAGGACGGACAATGGAGTGCAGCCATACCGGCTTGCAAAG aaaTAAGATGTCCTGCTCCCCAGATTTCAACAGGTGTGCAGATCAGCTGCAACCCTTCTCTGTCTATACCGTTTTCTACTGGGACCCCCTATCCATTTGGTATGGTGTGCACCTTCAGCTGTGATGAAGGCTATGAGCTCCAAGGTGCACTCAACATGGAGTGTGCTCATCcaggacagtggacctccactccaccaacctgcacag TTGTAACCTGCCCATTGCTTGAGGCTCCTGAAAATGGTCATATCAACTGCTCAAACCATGAGCCAGGAAACAGCGTTCAATGCTCCTTCATATGCAATGACGATTATGTCTTAGATGGACATGAACTGCTGACCTGTGATCGTAATGGTAACTGGACTGGAGAGAGACCCTCCTGCCAAG CTTCTCCATCTCAGTCTATTGTCGTTGCCTCCAGTGTGGCGGGAGGGGCCACTCTGTTATCTAGTCTGTCTCTTGCCCTGTGGATCCTGAAACGGCTGAAGCGGAAAGCGACTAAGTTTGAGCTGAACAG CAGCTCCGACATAGACGCCCCTGCAGAGGTCTAcaaaagcagcactgacagCCTCATATAG
- the LOC113129417 gene encoding E-selectin isoform X2, translated as MLFYFRSVHPCGCQSSTSWISLTLLCSMLCMWTRGDCWSYYYSDTTMNWQKARDWCQKHYTDMVAIQNQEEIQHLNSWLPKKDTYYWIGIRKVNEIWTWVGTNKALTAEATNWAQGEPNNGKNGYYPGENEDCVEMYVQRARQAGKWNDERCEKNKTALCYTAACKNDSCHHGECVETINSHKCVCFEGFYGEKCEQAITCNKEELTAPDKGSVNCTHMYGDFSYNTSCEYSCEKGYQLSMSRPLRCTPPKKWSEQPPSCELIQCQELPPPEKGSMKCSDPLGPSSYQSTCVFSCDEGHVLIGSSSNTLQCEASGSWNASQPFCVAVQCPALQDLENVVISCGDHAEMMFSYGNTCSFSCAPGYRLVGPSGVTCTSAAEWSERMPHCEAITCRSPEGEAHLISQCSRSLNDLRPDSTCSFSCETGFELQGAHTTQCSEDGQWSAAIPACKEIRCPAPQISTGVQISCNPSLSIPFSTGTPYPFGMVCTFSCDEGYELQGALNMECAHPGQWTSTPPTCTVVTCPLLEAPENGHINCSNHEPGNSVQCSFICNDDYVLDGHELLTCDRNGNWTGERPSCQASPSQSIVVASSVAGGATLLSSLSLALWILKRLKRKATKFELNSSDIDAPAEVYKSSTDSLI; from the exons ATG CTATTCTACTTCAGATCAGTCCATCCCTGTGGCTGTCAGAGCTCTACCTCATGGATCAGTCTGACTCTTCTTTGCTCAA TGCTGTGCATGTGGACTAGAGGAGATTGCTGGTCTTACTACTACTCTGACACCACCATGAACTGGCAGAAAGCCAGAGACTGGTGCCAGAAGCACTACACAGACATGGTGGCCATCCAGAACCAGGAGGAGATTCAGCATCTCAACAGCTGGCTGCCCAAGAAAGACACCTACTACTGGATCGGAATCCGAAAGGTCAATGAAATCTGGACCTGGGTGGGCACTAACAAAGCCCTGACAGCAGAAGCAACCAACTGGGCGCAGGGTGAACCAAACAATGGCAAGAATGGATACTACCCGGGGGAAAATGAGGACTGTGTGGAGATGTATGTTCAAAGGGCTAGGCAGGCCGGCAAGTGGAATGATGAGAGGTGTGAGAAGAATAAGACCGCTCTGTGTTACACAG CTGCCTGTAAGAATGATTCGTGCCACCATGGAGAATGTGTAGAAACGATCAACAGCCACAAATGTGTTTGCTTTGAAGGCTTTTATGGAGAGAAGTGTGAGCAAG CCATTACGTGTAACAAAGAGGAGCTCACAGCCCCAGATAAAGGAAGTGTAAATTGTACACACATGTATGGAGACTTCTCCTACAACACCTCATGCGAGTATTCCTGTGAGAAAGGATACCAGCTCAGTATGTCCAGACCTCTGAGATGCACCCCCCCCAAAAAGTGGTCAGAGCAGCCTCCTTCCTGTGAAT TGATTCAGTGTCAGGAGCTGCCTCCACCGGAAAAAGGATCCATGAAGTGCTCTGATCCTCTGGGCCCCTCCAGCTACCAGTCCActtgtgtttttagctgtgaTGAAGGTCATGTGCTCATCGGTTCCTCGTCTAACACTCTGCAATGTGAAGCATCAGGAAGTTGGAATGCCTCACAGCCGTTTTGTGTCG CTGTCCAGTGCCCTGCTCTCCAGGACCTAGAGAATGTAGTCATCAGCTGTGGAGATCATGCAGAAATGATGTTTAGTTACGGAAACACCTGCAGTTTCAGCTGTGCTCCTGGCTACCGCCTGGTGGGACCGAGCGGGGTGACATGCACATCAGCAGCTGAATGGAGTGAAAGGATGCCTCACTGTGAAG CCATCACTTGCAGGAGTCCCGAGGGAGAAGCTCACCTGATCAGCCAGTGCAGCAGATCTCTGAATGACCTGCGGCCCGactccacctgcagcttcagCTGTGAAACCGGCTTTGAACTGCAGGGAGCGCACACAACTCAGTGCTCTGAGGACGGACAATGGAGTGCAGCCATACCGGCTTGCAAAG aaaTAAGATGTCCTGCTCCCCAGATTTCAACAGGTGTGCAGATCAGCTGCAACCCTTCTCTGTCTATACCGTTTTCTACTGGGACCCCCTATCCATTTGGTATGGTGTGCACCTTCAGCTGTGATGAAGGCTATGAGCTCCAAGGTGCACTCAACATGGAGTGTGCTCATCcaggacagtggacctccactccaccaacctgcacag TTGTAACCTGCCCATTGCTTGAGGCTCCTGAAAATGGTCATATCAACTGCTCAAACCATGAGCCAGGAAACAGCGTTCAATGCTCCTTCATATGCAATGACGATTATGTCTTAGATGGACATGAACTGCTGACCTGTGATCGTAATGGTAACTGGACTGGAGAGAGACCCTCCTGCCAAG CTTCTCCATCTCAGTCTATTGTCGTTGCCTCCAGTGTGGCGGGAGGGGCCACTCTGTTATCTAGTCTGTCTCTTGCCCTGTGGATCCTGAAACGGCTGAAGCGGAAAGCGACTAAGTTTGAGCTGAACAG CTCCGACATAGACGCCCCTGCAGAGGTCTAcaaaagcagcactgacagCCTCATATAG
- the LOC113129427 gene encoding 14 kDa phosphohistidine phosphatase, whose product MLSVVGRPLNSLRVFGALSKATVAMTDALAKVPDVEIDPEGTFKYILVRVKVKDGDVHKDIVRGTKSAEYHNHIFDKVSPALEALGMECKCLGGGKIEHNSQEKKLRVFGESTGFGKADHSVSAEKLKSAYSDYDISWSDDKK is encoded by the exons ATGTTGTCTGTGGTTGGTAGACCTCTGAACAGTTTGAGAGTCTTCGGTGCGTTGTCCAAAGCTACAGTCGCAATGACAGACGCTCTGGCTAAAGTGCCCGATGTGGAGATCGATCCAGAGGGAACCTTTAAGTACATACTGGTCAGAGTCAAAGTGAAAGATGGTGATGTGCATAAAGACATAGTGCGAGGCACGAAAAGTGCAGAGTATCACA ATCATATATTTGACAAAGTCAGTCCGGCTCTGGAGGCCTTGGGAATGGAGTGTAAATGCCTTGGAGGAGGGAAGATAGAACACAACAGTCAGGAGAAAAAACTAAGGGTGTTTGGAGAATCAACT GGCTTTGGCAAAGCAGACCACTCTGTGTCTGCAGAGAAGTTGAAGAGTGCCTACAGCGACTATGACATCAGCTGGTCTGACGACAAAAAATAG